In Trichocoleus sp., the following are encoded in one genomic region:
- a CDS encoding NUDIX hydrolase, with protein MNQPNSNLQWLTWAQKLQAIAQNGLFYSENPFDHDRYRQIQQVAAEIIATYAEIKFDAVLNLFEQETGYATPKVDVRGAVFQNDRILLVKERIDGGWTLPGGWVDVGEPPSLAIEREIFEESGYQTKAVKALMVVDRDHPRHEHPPLPVQIYKLFFLCELLGGTATESNETDGVDFFAEDEIPPLSLSRVVPSQITRLFEHYRHPDLPTDFD; from the coding sequence ATGAACCAACCCAACTCAAATCTCCAGTGGCTCACCTGGGCACAAAAACTTCAGGCGATCGCCCAAAATGGCTTGTTCTATAGCGAAAATCCTTTTGATCACGATCGATACCGTCAGATCCAACAGGTTGCAGCCGAGATCATAGCGACTTATGCCGAGATCAAATTTGATGCTGTGCTGAATTTATTTGAGCAAGAAACAGGCTACGCGACACCAAAAGTCGATGTGCGGGGAGCGGTGTTTCAAAACGATCGAATTTTACTGGTCAAGGAACGCATTGATGGGGGTTGGACATTGCCAGGAGGGTGGGTAGATGTGGGAGAACCGCCCAGTTTAGCGATCGAGCGAGAGATTTTTGAGGAGTCGGGCTATCAAACAAAGGCTGTGAAAGCGTTAATGGTGGTCGATCGTGACCATCCCCGTCATGAACATCCACCTCTCCCAGTGCAGATCTACAAGCTGTTTTTCTTATGTGAACTGCTAGGCGGAACAGCGACCGAAAGCAACGAAACGGATGGGGTTGACTTCTTTGCCGAAGACGAAATTCCGCCTTTGTCTTTGAGCCGGGTTGTGCCATCCCAAATTACTCGCTTATTTGAGCATTATCGCCATCCGGATCTGCCCACTGATTTCGATTAG
- a CDS encoding ATP-binding protein, which produces MEKSISSEVSQAEHPFTVQQLLAHLPGVIYQLCYRSQELSFQYVSEGCQDLFHISPEALQQDGTLLLNQIHPEDRECFTHLLHRSAQTAQVWQWQGRVLLQDSVKWIQTIVRPQQQENGDVLWYGLIIEITEQQAALHERQQAEEAVRQAEARSRALLNAIPDLMLRLHRDGTYLDCQAPKDFHLVVFPNDRIGKNIREVLPPEVAEQRMRSIEQVLATGEMYTYEQQLTINGALHYEEARIAIAAEDEVLLIVRDITDRKEAEEALKQSEAQLRQQTQELQAALNQLQRTQIQLVQSEKMSSLGQLVAGVAHEINNPVNFIYGNLSHASQYTQDLLNLLKLYQKHYPHPVTEIQAAAEAIDLEFLVEDLPKLIASIRVGAERIQKIVASLRNFSRMDEAEMKAVDIHEGIDSTLLILQNRIKAKPDHHEICVLKEYGNLPLVECFAGQLNQVFMNILSNAIDALEDQEQNSSQAQMIAAPPQIRIITEQQNDHILIRFIDTGSGISKSKLNRIFDPFFTTKPIGKGTGLGMSISYQIIQKHGGSLRCFSEPNQGTEFLIEIPIWQSSDSILKEGNDQAEQVGETASTR; this is translated from the coding sequence ATGGAGAAATCGATATCGTCTGAGGTCAGTCAGGCGGAGCATCCTTTCACAGTGCAGCAGCTTCTCGCTCATCTTCCTGGTGTCATTTATCAGTTGTGTTATCGTTCCCAGGAATTGTCCTTTCAGTATGTCAGCGAGGGATGTCAGGACTTATTTCACATCTCACCTGAAGCACTTCAGCAGGACGGAACGCTGCTGCTCAACCAGATTCACCCCGAAGATCGGGAATGCTTTACTCATCTCCTCCATCGATCAGCTCAAACTGCTCAAGTTTGGCAATGGCAGGGTCGGGTCTTGCTTCAAGACAGCGTGAAATGGATTCAGACAATTGTGCGTCCACAGCAGCAAGAAAACGGGGATGTTCTCTGGTATGGCTTAATCATTGAGATTACAGAACAGCAGGCAGCACTGCATGAACGCCAGCAAGCAGAAGAAGCCGTCCGCCAAGCTGAGGCAAGAAGCCGCGCCCTCTTAAACGCCATTCCCGACCTGATGCTGCGGCTGCATCGAGATGGAACCTATTTAGATTGCCAAGCGCCCAAAGACTTTCATCTCGTTGTCTTCCCAAACGATCGCATTGGTAAAAATATTCGTGAGGTTTTGCCTCCAGAGGTTGCAGAACAGCGAATGCGATCGATTGAACAGGTCTTAGCAACGGGTGAAATGTATACCTATGAGCAGCAGCTCACGATTAATGGTGCATTGCACTACGAAGAAGCTCGGATTGCGATTGCCGCTGAGGATGAAGTGCTGCTCATCGTGCGGGATATTACCGATCGCAAAGAAGCCGAGGAAGCCCTCAAACAATCAGAGGCACAACTAAGGCAGCAAACCCAAGAACTTCAAGCTGCACTCAATCAACTTCAACGCACGCAGATTCAGCTGGTGCAAAGTGAAAAAATGTCTTCACTGGGACAGCTTGTAGCGGGTGTCGCGCATGAAATTAATAATCCCGTTAATTTTATTTATGGCAACCTCAGCCACGCCAGCCAGTACACCCAAGATCTGCTGAATTTGCTGAAGCTTTATCAGAAACACTATCCCCATCCAGTGACCGAAATTCAGGCAGCAGCAGAGGCGATCGACCTGGAATTTTTGGTGGAAGACTTACCCAAGCTTATTGCTTCAATTCGAGTGGGTGCAGAGCGAATTCAAAAGATTGTTGCCTCACTCCGCAATTTTTCACGCATGGATGAAGCCGAAATGAAAGCGGTAGATATTCATGAGGGCATTGATAGTACACTGCTCATTTTGCAGAACCGCATCAAAGCGAAACCGGATCATCATGAGATTTGCGTGCTCAAAGAATACGGCAATTTACCTTTAGTGGAATGTTTTGCCGGACAGCTCAATCAGGTCTTTATGAACATCTTGAGTAATGCGATCGATGCTCTGGAAGACCAGGAACAAAACAGCTCTCAGGCACAGATGATTGCTGCTCCTCCGCAGATTCGGATCATCACAGAACAACAAAATGATCATATTCTGATCCGGTTTATCGATACAGGCTCAGGCATTTCCAAGTCAAAGCTGAACCGCATTTTTGATCCATTTTTCACCACAAAACCGATCGGCAAAGGGACAGGGCTGGGGATGTCTATCAGCTACCAAATCATTCAAAAACACGGCGGCTCACTCCGCTGCTTCTCCGAACCCAATCAAGGCACAGAATTTTTGATTGAGATTCCAATTTGGCAATCCAGCGACTCTATCTTGAAGGAAGGGAACGACCAAGCGGAGCAAGTGGGGGAAACAGCCTCAACCCGTTAA
- a CDS encoding amidohydrolase family protein, whose protein sequence is MDLKIANACLPGRAGQWQIGIQGETIAVIEPLLSQPATQTIDAQGHLVIAGLVDAHIHLDKALLLDRAPAIEGTFNEAMRETLRLKQAFTVEDIQQRAKRVLERAIGFGITAMRSHIEVDRAAGLTGMQALLPLREHYAWGISLQLAVFAQEGITNQPGSVALLREAMAMGGDVIGSAPYVDPDPQQNIQAIFEIAAEFDCDVDFHLDFLDDDAPLLLPFVITETIARGWQGRVCLGHMTKLAGLPPTELAAIAPAIREAGISILALPASDLYMMSRKDTHHVRRGVAPIHRLAEADVTAGLATNNILNLFTPFGDGDVLKICTLLAQVLQLGTVASHESCLAMATDQAARSIGIMNHGIAVGNLADLVILDAASVTEAIGSAPTGRTVIKSGKVVAQSKLEQQWFLPG, encoded by the coding sequence ATGGATTTGAAAATTGCCAATGCTTGTTTGCCCGGTCGTGCAGGACAGTGGCAGATTGGCATCCAGGGAGAAACGATCGCGGTGATCGAGCCTCTCCTCTCCCAGCCTGCAACCCAGACGATCGATGCTCAAGGACATCTGGTGATTGCGGGTTTGGTGGATGCTCATATTCATCTCGACAAAGCTCTGCTGCTCGATCGGGCACCTGCAATTGAAGGAACCTTTAACGAGGCAATGAGAGAAACACTGCGCCTCAAGCAAGCCTTTACAGTTGAAGACATCCAGCAACGGGCAAAGCGAGTTTTAGAGCGGGCGATCGGTTTTGGCATTACAGCCATGCGGAGCCATATCGAGGTCGATCGGGCAGCAGGACTGACAGGCATGCAGGCACTCTTACCCCTGCGAGAACATTATGCCTGGGGAATTTCGCTCCAGTTAGCAGTTTTTGCCCAAGAGGGAATCACCAATCAGCCTGGTTCAGTTGCGCTGCTGCGTGAGGCGATGGCAATGGGCGGAGATGTGATCGGTTCTGCGCCTTATGTTGATCCAGATCCGCAACAAAATATTCAAGCCATTTTTGAGATCGCTGCGGAATTTGACTGTGATGTTGATTTTCACCTCGATTTCTTAGATGATGATGCGCCACTGCTGCTGCCTTTTGTCATCACAGAAACGATCGCTCGCGGCTGGCAAGGTCGGGTTTGCCTGGGGCACATGACCAAACTCGCAGGGCTACCACCCACTGAACTCGCAGCGATCGCTCCGGCGATCCGGGAAGCAGGGATTTCAATTCTGGCGCTTCCTGCCTCTGACCTCTATATGATGTCCCGCAAAGATACGCATCATGTTCGTCGTGGAGTTGCTCCGATTCATCGCCTGGCGGAAGCAGATGTCACTGCTGGGCTGGCAACCAATAATATTCTGAATTTGTTTACGCCCTTTGGGGACGGGGATGTGCTCAAAATCTGTACGCTGCTGGCTCAAGTTCTACAGTTGGGCACTGTTGCCAGTCATGAAAGCTGTTTAGCAATGGCAACGGATCAAGCAGCCCGATCGATCGGCATCATGAATCACGGCATTGCGGTCGGCAACCTCGCGGATCTGGTGATTCTGGATGCTGCTTCTGTAACAGAGGCGATCGGTTCAGCCCCCACCGGACGCACCGTCATTAAATCTGGCAAAGTCGTTGCCCAAAGTAAATTAGAGCAACAGTGGTTTTTGCCTGGATGA
- the mtnA gene encoding S-methyl-5-thioribose-1-phosphate isomerase has translation MSFSSQVFPVFWYQDHVRLIDQTNLPQEFAVVEISRLDDMVLAIKTMIVRGAPAIGIAAAYGMYLGARETQTSDRDQFLTHLEQVAQKLRATRPTAVNLFWAIERMLRTARQTLGSVDYIKEVMLKTAEAIRIEDIETCEAIGAQGLKVLPSQPAQLRLLTHCNAGALATGGYGTALGVVRSAWKEGRLERVYADETRPRMQGAKLTTWECVQEGIPVTLITDSMAAHCMKLGKIDAVVVGADRIAANGDAANKIGTYSVALIAQAHNVPFFVAAPLSTIDFSLANGDQIPIEERDPTEVYQIGDTRICPAGVEFYNPAFDVTPAELITAIITEYGAVKPAELIDLQMKQVV, from the coding sequence ATGTCATTTTCTTCTCAGGTTTTCCCAGTCTTTTGGTATCAAGATCATGTCAGACTGATCGACCAGACCAATCTGCCCCAGGAGTTTGCAGTCGTTGAAATTAGCCGCCTGGATGACATGGTGCTGGCAATCAAAACGATGATTGTTCGCGGTGCTCCTGCGATCGGAATTGCGGCAGCTTATGGGATGTATTTGGGAGCAAGAGAAACTCAGACCAGCGATCGAGATCAGTTTTTGACCCATCTGGAACAAGTTGCCCAGAAGCTACGAGCAACCCGACCCACCGCAGTGAATCTGTTTTGGGCGATCGAACGAATGCTGCGTACTGCTCGACAAACACTTGGCTCAGTCGATTACATCAAAGAAGTGATGTTGAAAACGGCTGAAGCAATCCGCATTGAAGATATTGAGACCTGTGAGGCGATCGGAGCGCAGGGTCTAAAGGTGCTGCCATCCCAGCCCGCTCAACTGCGACTTCTGACTCATTGTAACGCTGGGGCACTCGCAACCGGAGGCTACGGAACTGCTTTAGGGGTCGTTCGATCGGCTTGGAAAGAAGGCAGGCTAGAGCGCGTCTACGCTGATGAAACTCGTCCCCGCATGCAGGGTGCCAAGCTCACTACCTGGGAATGTGTGCAGGAAGGCATCCCCGTAACGCTGATTACTGACAGCATGGCGGCTCACTGCATGAAGCTCGGCAAAATTGATGCGGTAGTCGTTGGCGCTGATCGCATTGCTGCCAATGGAGATGCTGCAAACAAAATTGGCACCTACAGCGTTGCCCTCATTGCTCAAGCCCACAACGTCCCTTTCTTTGTTGCTGCTCCCCTTTCAACGATCGACTTTTCTCTCGCAAACGGTGACCAGATCCCGATCGAAGAACGCGATCCGACAGAAGTTTATCAAATTGGTGATACGCGCATCTGTCCCGCAGGCGTTGAGTTTTACAACCCTGCCTTTGATGTCACGCCCGCAGAGCTAATCACCGCAATCATTACAGAGTATGGAGCCGTAAAGCCTGCTGAGCTGATTGATTTACAGATGAAGCAAGTGGTTTAG
- a CDS encoding SH3 domain-containing protein, whose product MNHAAPRFLHLTPLLILTLLSSSAHRARAVSFPQQGLALDQSHSVTLGSAKIAQLSASARRPFTAIDQAKPGSSFYQFRQQLQQAVQGRDAAFIRSIAAPNIRLTFGLPITLNDLEIDNPNALFWQRLERIISTGCAPYEAPAGAPATDAWVCPHVAQAALGDPFTDVYVVGEGVNVRAKPQLNSAVVGVLSNEVVAIDQAAYNAFSESQRIAAETLSGWFPVTTPQGQRGYVSSRYAFIPAGYRARFEQINNRWQMTIFITGD is encoded by the coding sequence ATGAACCACGCTGCCCCTCGATTTCTTCACCTGACTCCACTGCTAATTCTGACGCTACTGAGTAGCTCTGCCCATCGTGCTAGAGCAGTTTCTTTTCCTCAGCAGGGCTTGGCGCTCGACCAGTCACACTCAGTGACTTTAGGATCAGCGAAGATTGCTCAACTCAGTGCCAGTGCTCGCAGACCTTTCACGGCGATCGATCAGGCGAAACCCGGTAGTTCTTTCTATCAATTTCGGCAGCAGTTACAGCAAGCCGTACAGGGTCGAGATGCTGCCTTTATTCGATCGATCGCTGCACCCAATATCAGGCTAACCTTTGGGCTGCCTATTACTCTGAATGATTTAGAGATTGATAATCCCAATGCGCTATTTTGGCAACGGTTAGAGCGAATTATTAGTACAGGCTGTGCCCCTTATGAAGCTCCGGCGGGTGCACCTGCTACAGATGCTTGGGTTTGTCCTCATGTGGCTCAGGCAGCGTTGGGCGATCCATTCACTGATGTTTATGTAGTGGGTGAAGGTGTGAATGTGCGGGCAAAACCTCAACTCAATAGTGCTGTTGTTGGAGTGCTATCGAATGAGGTTGTGGCGATCGATCAAGCTGCCTATAATGCTTTTTCAGAGAGCCAGAGAATTGCGGCTGAGACGCTAAGCGGCTGGTTTCCAGTGACGACACCGCAAGGGCAACGAGGGTATGTTTCGAGTCGTTATGCCTTTATTCCGGCTGGTTATCGTGCTCGGTTCGAGCAGATTAATAATCGCTGGCAGATGACTATCTTTATTACTGGAGATTAG
- a CDS encoding Lrp/AsnC ligand binding domain-containing protein — translation MVTAIVLANVQKLKITETAEALAAIPGITEVYSVAGPYDLAIMVRVKSNDELADFVTHEILKHGEITNTVTLIAFRAYSQYDLEHIFT, via the coding sequence ATGGTTACTGCAATTGTTTTAGCAAATGTTCAGAAACTAAAAATTACGGAGACTGCCGAAGCACTTGCTGCAATTCCGGGCATTACAGAGGTCTATTCTGTTGCCGGACCTTATGATTTGGCAATTATGGTTCGGGTCAAAAGCAATGATGAACTCGCTGATTTTGTCACGCATGAAATTCTAAAGCATGGGGAGATCACAAATACTGTGACCTTGATCGCCTTTCGCGCCTATAGCCAATATGATTTAGAGCATATTTTTACCTGA
- a CDS encoding endonuclease/exonuclease/phosphatase family protein → MSRSIRIGTFNLYNLVLPNISYYENRLYTAEEYTKKKHWIADQLNRMQADCVGFQEVFHEQALQEVLAETQGYNNANLIVANPTGEKPTVALVSKLPILRHEVIEAFPQAAILALSGEDAPLSHFAHPVLKADIVLDETIECTVFVVHLKSKRPVIAEGKDRHDPIELTKGKIRSLIQRAAETVALRVLLLETMQHSNRPVILMGDINDNDRAVTSRLLSGESPDPNWENQYKQQNWDVLLYFAKDIQARQTRGDFYFTHMHDAYYESLDHILLSQEFMSQNPHHIAKVQYVSVFNDHLIDQSLTNHPIEVWKSDHGQVIVQIELRRSHPIELSL, encoded by the coding sequence ATGAGCCGTTCTATCAGAATTGGAACTTTTAATCTCTACAATCTTGTTCTACCCAACATCAGCTACTACGAGAACCGTCTATATACGGCTGAAGAATACACCAAAAAGAAACATTGGATTGCTGACCAACTGAACCGAATGCAGGCAGACTGTGTTGGATTTCAGGAAGTCTTTCATGAGCAAGCGCTTCAAGAAGTCTTAGCTGAAACTCAAGGGTACAATAATGCGAATCTCATCGTGGCAAATCCAACTGGAGAAAAACCAACGGTTGCGCTAGTTTCTAAGCTGCCAATTTTGAGACATGAGGTAATTGAAGCATTTCCGCAAGCCGCAATTCTAGCGCTCAGTGGAGAAGATGCACCGCTCAGCCATTTTGCTCATCCGGTTTTGAAGGCGGATATCGTTTTAGATGAAACGATCGAATGTACCGTATTTGTGGTGCATCTCAAATCAAAACGTCCTGTGATTGCAGAGGGTAAAGATCGGCATGATCCGATCGAGTTGACCAAAGGAAAGATTCGTTCCTTAATTCAACGAGCGGCTGAAACGGTGGCTCTGCGAGTTCTTTTACTGGAGACAATGCAGCATAGCAATCGTCCTGTCATTCTGATGGGCGATATTAATGACAACGATCGAGCTGTGACATCCCGTTTACTATCAGGCGAATCTCCTGATCCCAATTGGGAAAATCAGTATAAGCAACAAAACTGGGATGTATTACTCTACTTTGCTAAAGATATTCAGGCAAGACAAACAAGAGGCGATTTTTACTTTACCCATATGCATGACGCCTACTATGAAAGCCTGGATCATATTTTGTTAAGTCAGGAGTTTATGTCACAAAATCCGCATCACATTGCAAAGGTTCAATATGTTTCTGTGTTCAATGATCACTTAATTGATCAGAGTTTGACAAATCACCCGATCGAAGTTTGGAAATCCGATCATGGACAAGTTATTGTTCAAATCGAACTTAGGCGATCGCACCCAATTGAACTTTCCCTGTAG
- a CDS encoding ATP-dependent Clp protease proteolytic subunit, whose translation MGFSDLFWIFLVFTSLQPVIQKRITQSRRLSALQAFEQNRRSRVILLIHRQESISLLGIPLSRYISIEDSEQLLRAIRLTPPDVPIDLILHTPGGLVLATEQIARALVRHKAKVTVFIPHYAMSGGTMIAMAADEIVMDENAVLGPVDPQLGSIPAASVLKVVDEKPISEIDDQTLITADIARKAINQVQRFVRTLLQDEFPETKINPENIERIIHTLTTGQVTHDYPITVEEAKEIGLPVTAGLPTEIYQLMDLYPQPMTGRPSVQYVPLPYAPRPMPLPEGKGTESR comes from the coding sequence ATGGGTTTCTCTGATCTGTTTTGGATTTTTCTCGTTTTCACTTCCCTACAGCCCGTCATCCAGAAAAGAATTACTCAATCCAGGCGACTTTCAGCCCTGCAAGCTTTTGAGCAAAACCGCCGCAGCCGAGTTATTCTGCTCATCCACCGCCAAGAATCTATTAGCCTATTAGGAATTCCTTTATCTCGCTATATCAGCATTGAAGACTCAGAGCAGCTTCTACGAGCAATTCGACTCACGCCCCCGGATGTGCCGATCGATTTGATCCTGCATACTCCCGGTGGATTGGTGCTTGCAACAGAACAAATTGCCAGAGCTTTAGTCCGACATAAAGCTAAAGTTACTGTCTTTATTCCTCACTATGCAATGAGTGGTGGAACGATGATTGCGATGGCAGCCGATGAAATTGTCATGGATGAAAACGCTGTATTGGGTCCTGTTGATCCACAACTGGGCAGTATCCCCGCAGCAAGTGTATTAAAGGTTGTAGACGAAAAACCAATTAGCGAAATTGATGATCAAACGCTCATTACCGCTGACATCGCTCGTAAAGCAATAAACCAAGTGCAGCGATTTGTGCGAACTCTCTTACAGGATGAGTTTCCTGAAACTAAAATTAATCCAGAAAACATTGAGCGAATCATTCATACATTAACAACAGGACAAGTTACCCATGACTATCCCATCACCGTTGAGGAAGCAAAAGAAATTGGTTTACCTGTCACAGCAGGTTTACCGACTGAAATTTATCAGTTGATGGATCTTTATCCACAACCAATGACAGGTCGCCCATCAGTACAATATGTCCCTTTACCCTATGCACCACGTCCGATGCCCCTGCCCGAAGGAAAAGGAACAGAAAGTAGGTAA
- a CDS encoding histidine kinase translates to MPNTIQQDHIKEKIESDLQKAKQEGQLRADRVREIVRSAVSEATKEVKTGSSEIRSIIKEVASTVFHVLQDRGKNAKEEVTASIEGVIDGISQVRRDSIVKTETEIKKLQAQVNDSETELHQDIDQALTEIETTGQQGSSDLKVAIESAINNLKESEEGVMLQKRYAQLQAQLSILKANLAARYGDRFEEIQQHLDDSKAWYENARQSQPEGTTLVQQKQTEVEQKMGEAGSALARREKRVKAMLRDLLHSMTHAFDDRSSK, encoded by the coding sequence ATGCCTAACACTATTCAACAAGATCATATTAAAGAAAAGATTGAATCTGATTTACAAAAGGCGAAACAAGAAGGGCAACTCCGAGCAGATCGAGTGCGAGAGATTGTGCGATCGGCCGTCAGTGAAGCGACAAAAGAGGTAAAAACAGGTTCTAGCGAAATTCGCTCCATTATCAAAGAAGTTGCTTCTACTGTATTCCACGTTTTACAAGACAGAGGCAAGAACGCAAAGGAAGAAGTGACTGCATCGATCGAAGGAGTGATTGATGGAATTAGTCAGGTAAGACGCGACTCGATCGTTAAAACTGAAACAGAAATCAAAAAGCTACAAGCGCAGGTCAACGATAGTGAAACGGAACTGCATCAAGACATCGATCAGGCATTAACTGAAATCGAAACAACTGGACAACAAGGCTCTTCTGATCTGAAAGTGGCGATCGAATCAGCCATCAACAACCTCAAAGAAAGCGAAGAAGGAGTGATGCTACAGAAGCGATATGCTCAGCTTCAAGCCCAGCTCTCCATCCTGAAGGCAAACCTCGCGGCTCGGTATGGCGATCGGTTCGAGGAGATTCAGCAGCATCTAGATGACTCAAAAGCCTGGTATGAAAATGCGCGTCAGTCGCAGCCTGAAGGGACAACTCTTGTACAGCAGAAACAAACCGAAGTCGAACAAAAGATGGGTGAAGCGGGTTCTGCCCTGGCACGTCGCGAGAAGCGAGTTAAGGCAATGCTGCGCGATTTATTACACTCTATGACTCATGCCTTTGACGATCGCTCCTCAAAATGA
- a CDS encoding metallophosphoesterase, whose protein sequence is MKFVSDPSIPTKIQKMRQRVRWRDPVVLHQGIDQTQLVLEDGKDDNPEFSFLVIGDSGSGAHRGHNPQRQIAEGMLQHRDESRFILHTGDVIYLVGSSEYYLKNFIEPYREFLVGGDRPEKIPFNQMVFNLPFLPVPGNHDYYDLPIVLGMLAKSFSPLSRLLNSKIDFDVGWHGSKQGKAYAQAFLDYLIDLPTDQALLQHLDRHYTATCDQGRCLRYQPKQFTRLPNRYYSFRSGGIDFFALDSNTFNAPSPLPNDEAGRAYRQLLEQRRSEVVAQKEAILQQFSQPRLVQSFPVDHLDDLRTKLEQLEEVERDIDQQLEMRLPPEIDVEQLTWLKQRLIESWHNSEVRGRVLFFHHPPYVTEATKWHQAQTLAVRQRLRQVFTEVAIAVPDRAGRPLVDLVLNGHAHCLEHLRTVDTAMADANINWIVCGGSGYSLRRQRVEGIEIRETLLAEGKVDSLYVAQSQLYIGRTGQGSEKRRPYSFIRIDVQDGCPPRFVVRPYIAERYHGKWHQQELPSFKI, encoded by the coding sequence ATGAAATTTGTCTCTGACCCATCGATTCCAACTAAAATTCAGAAGATGAGACAACGGGTGCGGTGGCGTGACCCGGTTGTTTTGCATCAGGGGATCGATCAAACCCAGCTGGTTTTGGAAGATGGCAAGGACGACAACCCAGAATTTTCCTTTTTAGTCATTGGGGACAGCGGCTCCGGAGCGCATCGTGGGCATAATCCGCAGCGGCAAATTGCTGAGGGTATGTTACAACACCGGGATGAATCACGGTTTATTCTCCACACCGGGGATGTGATTTATTTGGTCGGTTCGAGTGAGTATTACCTGAAGAATTTTATTGAGCCATATCGCGAGTTTCTGGTAGGAGGCGATCGACCAGAGAAAATTCCTTTCAATCAGATGGTGTTTAACTTGCCCTTTCTGCCTGTTCCCGGCAACCACGATTATTATGATCTACCGATCGTTTTAGGAATGTTGGCAAAGTCGTTCTCACCGCTGAGCCGTCTGCTCAATTCTAAAATTGACTTCGATGTTGGCTGGCATGGTTCTAAACAGGGTAAGGCTTATGCCCAGGCATTTCTGGACTACTTAATCGATTTGCCAACGGATCAGGCGTTACTTCAGCACCTCGATCGCCATTACACAGCCACTTGTGACCAGGGTCGCTGCCTTCGCTATCAGCCCAAACAGTTCACCCGTCTACCTAATCGCTACTACAGCTTTCGCAGCGGTGGCATTGATTTTTTTGCACTCGATTCCAACACATTCAATGCGCCCAGCCCTTTGCCCAATGATGAAGCAGGTAGAGCTTATCGGCAGTTGTTGGAGCAGCGGCGATCGGAGGTGGTTGCCCAAAAAGAAGCAATTTTGCAGCAGTTTAGTCAGCCTCGCCTGGTGCAGTCCTTTCCGGTTGATCATTTGGATGACCTCCGTACCAAACTGGAGCAGCTAGAGGAAGTCGAGCGGGATATTGATCAGCAGCTTGAAATGCGCCTGCCGCCAGAAATTGATGTAGAACAGCTAACTTGGCTCAAGCAGCGCTTAATTGAGTCCTGGCATAACAGCGAAGTGAGAGGGCGAGTGCTGTTCTTTCATCATCCGCCTTATGTAACAGAAGCAACAAAGTGGCATCAGGCGCAAACTTTAGCAGTGCGGCAGCGACTCCGGCAGGTTTTTACAGAAGTGGCGATTGCAGTTCCAGATCGGGCAGGTCGTCCTCTGGTTGATCTGGTATTAAATGGGCATGCACATTGTTTAGAGCATTTGCGGACAGTTGATACAGCGATGGCAGATGCCAATATTAACTGGATTGTCTGTGGCGGCAGTGGTTATAGCCTGCGACGACAGCGAGTAGAAGGCATTGAGATTCGAGAAACGCTGTTAGCCGAAGGAAAAGTTGATAGCTTATACGTAGCCCAATCACAGCTTTATATTGGGCGCACAGGGCAGGGATCAGAAAAGCGTCGCCCTTATTCATTCATCAGGATTGATGTACAGGACGGTTGCCCACCCCGATTTGTGGTGCGTCCTTACATTGCCGAGCGGTATCACGGCAAGTGGCATCAGCAAGAACTGCCATCATTCAAGATCTAA